Genomic segment of Perca flavescens isolate YP-PL-M2 chromosome 7, PFLA_1.0, whole genome shotgun sequence:
aacgtgtttctgagaacattttaagcgagaaataggccgtgtagttgctgaatctgtcttcatttcagatcaacaaaggtcagttcaaaagattttcctcagattttgagagactctagtcacctcattccactcgccatttccgggtgactGCCGACtgcctgccggcgactgaaaatgtcaggtcggccaaaattaacgccgacagccccccagactgacctcgccagactgtctaacAGCTGATAATCGTCTAAGTGTGTCCCGGCTATTAGAGACGCATTCTACTCGCCATCTATTAGCAGCCACACTGTAGGAAATTATTTGTCCATGAAGGTAGGCTTTTAGAGTGTCCCGCAAAGTgacccaaatgttttttttgtttttttttccatcactgTTACCCCGTTTGCACCAAGGCAAACCTTGTTCTAGTGCTGGGCTGTTGCTGGTTTGCAGTTGGTTCAACTTGCGAATCTCTGAACCGGCTAGCTTTTCCACAGGCTAGAGAGCCCAGAGAACTTTGTTACGTCACTGTATACGTCATCATACTTCTCAGCGGAGCGTCGTTCATTATATGcggcaaaaaaactaaaccctATCAACCAGGATACCTGGCTCGTTTGTTCCTCTGGAGTGTTTTTAATCCAAATCCGGCATGTAGACGTCCTTCGCACTGGCCGATTCAAGAGAAACCTACAATGTAAACTTTCGTTGCTACCAAAACGTTAGTTCcgagaaaatggaggaaaagctcATCATCGCTTTTAGGGTTGGATACCTTTTTCGCGTCTGAACCAATACCGGTACCTGGAATTTGGTTTCCCTGGTACCcaaaggtacttttttttttcggtgctttccctctgtaattacaaaaaaattatttcagttgtaaagaaattccaaacctatttacttagaacattgttatttatttagaatattttacactgacagaaatgaaccaaaacctaaataaaactccctctctcctcccaaactcatccctacaacctattaaattgaataattatttatttcttactCTTTCTTActtactgtaacttttattcttgtatttgtatattattatatttttttattttcatcatgttttttttttaattgctctttaatgtttcatgtcaacgtgcagagaggacagataagcttgcgcttactctcgggtaccgaaatttggcaccgtttgattttaCGTGAACCAATACTCTGCAGTACCGACGTGATTCGGTCGGTACCGGTGAAAGTAGcgggttcggtacccaaccctaatggcTGTAGCTGGATTCCCGATAATTTATGATAtgactttgtttttaattaaattaaaaaaagcatggGCTAAAATAGCTGGGACAGTAGGTGTCTCTGGGGAGTTGGTGAAGTGCGTGATGATGATTCTTATTTTTAACTAGGAGGGAATAATTGCACAACAATGAGCAGTGTCCAAAGCTTGAAATCAGTTCTACACCAAACGCAACATTTactaaaaacaaagacaagaaaacacgtagtggtgaccacaatttgatctaaagagGCGACTTGTTGACCATCCCTTCGGTAAAACAGCTGATCTGTTGCGCACTATTTTGTCTCACTCTTTCTcttcacggagaaacagctgatcaatgaTCTACTAggataagtgtaacagagctgtgtgatattttaatcaaatatataagGTATAATAGCTTGAGTATACAGTGGGGAAAACAattatttgatacactgccgattttgcaggttttcccacttacaaagcatgtagaagtatgtaatttttatcataggtactcaactgtgagtgacggaatttaaaaacaaaaatccagaaaatcacattgtatgatttttaagtaattaatttgcattttgttGCATGATATAAGTATTTGGTACATCACAAAAGCAgaacttaatatttggtacagaaacctttgtttgcaattacagagtagtagttcttgaccaggtttgcacacactgcagcagggattttggcccacagaccttctccagatccttcaggtttcgggtctgtcgctgggcaatacggactttcagctccctccaaagattttctattgggttcaggtctggtgactggctaggccactccaggaccttgagatgcttcttacggagccactccttagttgccctggctgtgtgtttcgggtcgttgtcatgctggaagacccagccacgacccatctccaatgctcttactgagggaaggaggttgttggccaagatctggcgatacatggccccatccaTCCCCCCCTCAATACGGTGCAGTCGTCCTGTCCCCTTTGCAGATAAGCAGGTGGAGAGATGCAAAGACAGGCACGGCTTTACAAAAGAAATGGGTCATGTATCGCAACATTAAACTATATTGAAATGGTATTGTCGAATCCCATATctcgtttaaaaaatataaatcaatataacgttaataaaaaaaaaaaaaaaaaaaatgcccagccctaattcacATCAAGTTCTGGGGGAACATAGGGCAGTGGTTCCCACACCTTTTTCTCCTCCcccagtttgggaaccactgatgtaGGGACTGAATTCTAGCCAAATGCTTGTTCTTGtatgtcctgagataacttctgtttgacactataaatttgaaattgaattgaaatgtaaTCCGGTGCAGAAAATGCAGAgtgccaaaaactgcagttcctctgaaaaaaaaaaaaataaagtaaaaagtatcAGTTATGTTTTATAGTTATTTAAAGTCAGCTCATCCAGCTGGCTTCTTACTGCGGCATACCATTTAAGCCAAAAGCTATGGTTTGCACAACGTGactttttgttctgttttgcagGTCTGTAAAGACGTCAAGCTGCCTCTGTGATTCAGCCGCTGTGACCGGCGTTCGGGGCTGCTGAATACTAAAATAGACCGCGGGCCAACACAAGAGCTCTTCTCAGGAAACACAGGCCCAGTCAGAGCTTCCACTGCTCCTCATCACCGCAGCCCTTTTGGGGTTGCTATGGCAGCTGCTGTCACAGAAAGCAAGTGCTGGACACAGCATGCCCCAGTAAGGCAGGACAGAGCACTAGTCATTGCCACAAGAGACCATCAAACAGTCAACAAGCGGCACTTAGCAGTAATTCTAGCACTCCAAGTTAACAAAACGACCAGAGGTCTTGTAGGCTGATGCTCAGCTCTCTGGAGGATCCTCATGAGTCTTGTCTGTGTGTTCTCCGGCTCTTGGCCAGAGTCCCTGTGCAGCAGCAGAGCCACTACTGTTTCTCCTGTTAGACCATGTTTCACCAGCAGGACCATCTAAAGAGCCAGCTGCAGGACAGCCCCCCCGCCAGCAGGCAGCTCTTCCACTGCCACGAGTGTGGAAAGCAGTACAACACCCAGCTGGGTTATAGACGCCACCTGGTGGCAGCCCACAGTGCTGCAGCGGGCCTGCCCTGTCCAGAGGGGGCGCCGTCCCTGCTGGAGCACCTGAGCAGCCATATTGACAGGCCTCCGCCATCCGAGGCCAACGCTAGCGCTACCGTGCCAGTGCGGGAGAGGAAGTACTCGTGCGAGCGATGCGACCGCCGCTTTTACACTCGTAAGGATGTACGGCGTCACGCCGTGGTGCACACTGGGCGCCGTGACTTCCTGTGCCCGCGCTGTGCACAGCGCTTTGGCCGCAGAGACCACCTGACCCGCCATTTGAAGAAGAGCCATGCCCAGGAGTCAAGGTTGATGCCACCCTGTGCACCCAGCACTCCTGTGGCCACACCGAGCCCTGCCCCCCCCCAGGGCTCGGTGAAGGAGGAGCCCAGCCCCGTGGCCTGTGACATGGGCTCCGTGTCCAAGGAGCCCATGGAGACTTTCTCCAGGGACATGTACAACTCCTACCCCATGGCCAACGCTGTCCCTGGGATGGGCCACCCTCATGGCCTCATGCAGGGCTCCTTGTCCTCGAGTATGGGTGTGGCTCGCCACATGCCCCCCCAATCTTCTCATCCCCACCACCATCACCTGCAGCCCCCAGTGGCTCCACAGCAGCAGCCCTACAGCAACATGGCCAGGTACCAACACGGATCTACCTCATATCCTCGTGCCGACGTGGACAGTTTCCTGCTGGACCTGCAGAGTGCCCCCCCACCTCACCTGGGTGCAGTCAACTCCTCTACCTCTACTTCCGCCTCCCCTCAGAGGGAGGTGCCGGGTGAAGGCGTGTGTGCTGGCAGCGACCCCCACCTGCTGTCCAGGAGCCCCGCCATCACCTCCACCGAGCTGTCCTGCACCACTAACATGGACCTCGGGCCCCTGCTGGGCTTCTTGCCTTTCAGCCTGCCGCCCTACAGCCCCCACATGGGGATGGGAGGGTTGGTGATGAGCTATCCccccgccaccaccaccacctcccccTCATCCTCTTCCACTGGGCTGTCCTCCCAGGCTCCGGGGCCTTTCACCTTCTTCCAGCCTCCCCAGGCTCATGTACCACAGGGCCCTGGAGCCCATAACCACAGCCAGCTACCTCAGGCATACAGCAGTCCTGCTATGAGCACTTCCAGCGCCCTACCTCACTACTACCAGGCCTTTCAGCAGTAAGCAGCTCTGGCTCCACAAAAGTTGCCTTCACACGTGCTCACGCTTTTTTCACGAAAAGGTTAAGACATGAGAATGGCATCTTTTATTGTAAAACAAATATGTGACTTTAGCCTGTCAGTGCTAATGAAGCTaatcttagttttttttttttttttgttgaacacAACAAATCACCTCATCAGTATTAcctcattatttaaaaaaggaagcttGAACGTTTGAGGGAATGTACACGGTCTCACTACAACCAAATAGAATACTGCTTCTTTTTGTCAGACCTGTTACCAACAGTAGATGCACTTAACACACTCATCACAGGGCTGCACAATGCTGAGAGTCCTCCAGTTTTAGGTTTTCGTGGAAAATGCTACTGTGTTAGGGATGCCACCTTCTTTACTGAAGCCGACTGGAGATTTTCTTATTTTAGAATACTGGAGCATGAACAGCCTTATGGAGTGAGGAAGGTTAGTGTAAAACGTCTCGGTTGGAGAGCgtgcaaaaaaaataagaagatTGAGAATTCAAACAGCAGACCTTCCGTCTGTATATGATATCTGGTGTTTAACTGGCGCTGTAACGGTAAACTAAACTCACGTTTCGGCGTGTACCTCGGATTTGGGGTCATCGTTGGTTTTTCGTTAGAACAAGAAAAATAAGttgcaggggaaaaaaaaaatcattttattttgaaaagtgtaaACATTCAACATTGGCCATCGTTAATATAACAGTTAAGGCACTTAAATACCGGCATATTGTCGACAAAAAACCCAAAATCTTACACTGTCAGTAATGCTCCATCATAAAGACTCAACTGAACTGGGCTGCAGCTTGCACTCGTACATACAGAGTGTGCTCGCATATATCTGCAGCGATATAGAGCATTAGTTATTACTTGGCCCGGTCCGAATGTGCAGTGGGAGGATGCAGAACACTACGGGGAGAAGGACTCGCCCCTCCCAGTCCGTTTTGAATGAAATATTCCCCCTGACAGACCCGACTTTGACCCGACCAGTTTGAAACAAATTGAGCTTGACTAACCCGGCTAACGGGTGTTAGGTGACCAGCACGTTACAACTACAGCtacaattatatttttatttctgtatctTGCCAAACAATTGGCCCACCCAAGACTTCAAGACACCgctattttttttggggggaggggaaTTTAGGCCATTTTTAGGCTATTACATAGACCATCTGTAgacgggggagagagagagggggaatcaCAATTGAACCCGCTGCAGCAAGGTCTAAGCCTCTGTGTGTGGGGCGCacgctacccaggcgccccgaGTCTCTGCTATTCTGGTCTCGCATGTGCAaagtaggcctgcacgataaatcgttAAAAAAATCGCGATCTCGATTCACCCCTGTTCGCGAATCGTGCAGGCGTAGTGCAAAGCATGAGGAAAATAAAcggaacaaacaaacaaacgaaTATCTATAGATCATCTTGTTTTTAagagctttttttcctctcttcccCCAGTCCCTAGACAACTGGCTAAGTTCTATGTTTCACACAACAACCACAACCGGTGCACTGCTAAAACGTTCCAGGTAAAACTTGCGCTgcagaatttctgtttgtgtgcgcGTAGTGCTCATAAATACTATTTCACCATGTTTGGGTCACGGGGCGTACCGAACCAATGTCGCGTACCGATCCGAATGTCCTGTACCGAAAGAATACATGTACCGTTACGGTCCTATGTTTAACTCACTATACAGTGCAGTAAAGAGCTTCCCATCCGATCATCGAGCAGTACACCCACTGGTGTGTCCAAACGTATCGGCAGATGGTAAAAGGACCCTTGGTGAAGCAACCAAATTTATCATcgagcattttttcaaatgtaacGCCTTTTTTCTATGGAATTCTGAATTAGACCTTGTTAGAATAAGTGTAAGGGCAGTCAATAACTGTAAAGCTAGACTGCATGCACTATTATTAGTTAACTGAACTATTAGTAAGTCAAATATGCCACACAGTTTTGCTGGAGTTGAACTGCAAAACATTTGAGTAATGTTATctgaaattacaaaaaaatgtaactgaGCAGCTCTTCAAGCCACAATTCCAAATTGGAACCCCAGAGAATTTTTAGATGTGGTTTTCTAGGGTCATTATCAGCATGGGGACACTCTAATGCTGCTTATTTGGCAATATTACCTAGCATCGCTGGATTAAAATGCACTTGCGTTTAATTTTCATCTTTGTAGgcccccccctttttttaacactagaacCGCCAGACTATAGAGTTACTATATCGCCCAACAGCATCTGTATCCTTCCCTGATGGGCCTTAACGCatcatctctctccatctctataaGAGCTGCATTAAGCTCTATAGCAACaggaacgcacacacacagcccccccccacacacaccatacacagcCAGATGGTCCATCTAACGGCATGAACCTGCACAAAACTGGAGTACTCTTAGCAGTGTACAAGGTGCTATTTCATCTATTTTTCTAAATATCACACTGCCACCCGGTGCAGGAACAGCCCGGTCATTTGCCCCGTTTGGCGTTCAGTCTACGGTCAACACAAAGTCTCGGAGCGTTCCGGGAGTAACTCCTGcacaacgtgacatcatgacttggCGTAAACAGAcaccactttctaaagccaagtggcgtgttatctgttaTCTTGTTATTTTGACAaaaacgggacggttgggtttaggcaacgtgacacgtgggacacgatccccggtctcctgggtgaaagtcctgtgttgttgtttttttttattctggtgCCGAGAAGACGTGTGTTTTTCGGTTTCA
This window contains:
- the LOC114558432 gene encoding zinc finger protein PLAGL2, which produces MFHQQDHLKSQLQDSPPASRQLFHCHECGKQYNTQLGYRRHLVAAHSAAAGLPCPEGAPSLLEHLSSHIDRPPPSEANASATVPVRERKYSCERCDRRFYTRKDVRRHAVVHTGRRDFLCPRCAQRFGRRDHLTRHLKKSHAQESRLMPPCAPSTPVATPSPAPPQGSVKEEPSPVACDMGSVSKEPMETFSRDMYNSYPMANAVPGMGHPHGLMQGSLSSSMGVARHMPPQSSHPHHHHLQPPVAPQQQPYSNMARYQHGSTSYPRADVDSFLLDLQSAPPPHLGAVNSSTSTSASPQREVPGEGVCAGSDPHLLSRSPAITSTELSCTTNMDLGPLLGFLPFSLPPYSPHMGMGGLVMSYPPATTTTSPSSSSTGLSSQAPGPFTFFQPPQAHVPQGPGAHNHSQLPQAYSSPAMSTSSALPHYYQAFQQ